In Penaeus vannamei isolate JL-2024 chromosome 4, ASM4276789v1, whole genome shotgun sequence, a single window of DNA contains:
- the LOC113821392 gene encoding bolA-like protein 3: MFRYIGVRGLSPYTHIKGAVRWMCDVATNAGEARLAEILKQRFPQATGVEVRDISGGCGAMYEVWVEAPDFKGLSRVKQHKLITQTLKSEIQDMHGLRISTTVPEES, translated from the exons atgttTCGATACATTGGAGTACGTGGTTTGTccccatatacacatattaag GGTGCAGTAAGATGGATGTGTGACGTCGCAACCAATGCAGGGGAAGCCAGACTCGCAGAGATCCTCAAGCAACGTTTTCCACAGGCTACTGGCGTTGAAGTTAGAGACATTTCAG GTGGTTGTGGAGCAATGTATGAAGTATGGGTAGAAGCCCCCGATTTCAAAGGCCTTTCTCGAGTAAAACAGCACAAACTAATCACCCAG ACCTTAAAATCAGAAATCCAGGATATGCATGGTCTCCGCATCAGCACTACAGTACCAGAGGAGTCGTAG